From Amycolatopsis sp. cg9, one genomic window encodes:
- a CDS encoding metallopeptidase family protein, which yields MATARDYRQRRRLRRDRHGRGLRGTLYPATLPAAASRAERFDALVLDALEPIEARWRHELTKLDVAVDDVPEIRENGHSPADGVLHDGAVPLSRLVPAGVDRTGLPTRARIVLYRRPLEARAKDPSELAELVHDVLVEQVAGYLGVEPDVIEGE from the coding sequence GTGGCGACGGCTCGTGACTACCGACAGCGGCGGCGCCTGCGAAGGGACCGGCACGGCCGGGGCCTGCGCGGGACGCTGTACCCGGCGACCCTGCCCGCCGCCGCGAGCCGCGCGGAACGCTTCGACGCGCTGGTCCTGGACGCGCTCGAACCGATCGAGGCCCGCTGGCGCCACGAGCTGACGAAGCTCGACGTGGCGGTGGACGACGTCCCGGAGATCCGCGAGAACGGCCACTCCCCGGCGGACGGCGTCCTGCACGACGGCGCGGTGCCGCTGTCGCGCCTGGTCCCGGCGGGCGTGGACCGCACGGGCCTGCCGACGCGCGCCCGGATCGTGCTGTACCGGCGGCCGCTGGAGGCGCGGGCGAAGGACCCGTCGGAGCTGGCCGAGCTGGTGCACGACGTGCTGGTCGAGCAGGTGGCCGGCTACCTGGGCGTGGAACCGGACGTCATCGAAGGCGAGTGA
- a CDS encoding cation diffusion facilitator family transporter — protein MSAGGGTKAIIAALGANAGIAVAKFAGFLVTGSSSMLAESVHSLADTSNQGLLLLGQKTSKREADQEHPFGYGRDRYFYSFIVALMLFSLGSAFAIYEGIHKIGHPEPLESPIVAVVILVVALCLEGYSFYTAITESKKIKGDAGWWGFIRQAKEPELPVVLLEDAGALLGLVFALAGVGLAVATGDPVWDGIGTLAIGALLGVIAIILIVEMKSLLIGEGVTAQVLAVIVDELAAGKVERVIHIRTQYLGPDELLVAAKLAMVPGLDTAELATAIDDAEARVRAKVPVAKLIYLEPDLDRSLAK, from the coding sequence GTGTCAGCTGGAGGCGGAACCAAGGCGATCATCGCGGCCCTCGGGGCGAACGCCGGGATCGCGGTCGCGAAGTTCGCCGGCTTCCTCGTCACCGGGTCGTCGTCGATGCTGGCCGAGTCGGTGCACTCGCTGGCCGACACCTCGAACCAGGGCCTGCTGCTGCTCGGGCAGAAGACGTCGAAGCGGGAGGCGGACCAGGAGCACCCGTTCGGCTACGGCCGCGACCGGTACTTCTACTCCTTCATCGTCGCCCTGATGCTCTTCAGCCTGGGCTCCGCCTTCGCGATCTACGAAGGCATCCACAAGATCGGCCACCCCGAGCCGCTCGAATCGCCGATCGTCGCGGTGGTGATCCTGGTCGTCGCGCTGTGCCTGGAGGGCTACAGCTTCTACACCGCGATCACCGAGTCGAAGAAGATCAAGGGCGACGCCGGCTGGTGGGGCTTCATCCGGCAGGCCAAGGAACCCGAGCTGCCCGTCGTGCTGCTGGAGGACGCCGGCGCGCTGCTCGGCCTCGTCTTCGCGCTCGCCGGCGTCGGGCTCGCGGTCGCGACCGGCGACCCGGTCTGGGACGGCATCGGCACCCTCGCCATCGGCGCGCTGCTCGGGGTCATCGCGATCATCCTGATCGTCGAGATGAAGAGCCTGCTCATCGGTGAAGGCGTCACCGCACAGGTGCTCGCGGTCATCGTCGACGAGCTCGCCGCCGGGAAGGTCGAGCGCGTCATCCACATCCGCACCCAGTACCTGGGGCCGGACGAGCTGCTCGTCGCGGCCAAGCTGGCGATGGTGCCGGGGCTCGACACGGCCGAGCTGGCCACGGCCATCGACGACGCCGAGGCCCGCGTCCGCGCCAAGGTGCCGGTCGCGAAGCTGATCTACCTCGAGCCGGACCTCGACCGCAGCCTGGCGAAGTAG
- the manA gene encoding mannose-6-phosphate isomerase, class I, with amino-acid sequence MELLRNAVRPYAWGSRTAIPELLGRPVPAPHPEAELWMGAHPGDPSHVIGPDGTERSLLELVDADPVTQLGEKCAKRWGGRLPFLLKILAAEEPLSMQAHPSAAQAAEGHAREERLGIPRDASNRNYPDPTAKPELVCALTEFHALAGFRAPDRTVKLLKAIETPGLAKYTGLLEAQPDPSGLRALFTTWITLPQASLDSLLPEVLDACVRHVQEHGEFAVECRTILELGEAHPRDAGVLAALLLNRLTLRAGEAIYLPAGNLHLYLHGTAVEILANSDNILRCGLTPKHVDVPELLRVVDFACGEMPVQCGDGGERLSVYRTDAPEFELSRVEWAAGQDDEISVDSVGPQILLCTAGDLLVTADDGEKVELRRGQSVWLPAADPPVRVRPLDGARAQLFRATAGTCED; translated from the coding sequence GTGGAGCTGCTGCGCAACGCGGTGCGGCCCTACGCCTGGGGATCGCGGACGGCGATCCCCGAGCTGCTGGGCCGCCCGGTACCCGCGCCGCACCCCGAGGCCGAGCTGTGGATGGGTGCCCACCCGGGCGACCCGTCGCACGTGATCGGCCCGGACGGCACCGAGCGAAGCCTGCTGGAGCTGGTGGACGCCGACCCGGTGACGCAGCTCGGCGAGAAGTGCGCGAAGCGGTGGGGCGGGCGGCTCCCGTTCCTGTTGAAGATCCTCGCGGCGGAGGAACCGCTGTCGATGCAGGCGCACCCGTCGGCGGCGCAGGCCGCGGAGGGGCACGCCCGCGAGGAGCGGCTGGGCATCCCGCGGGACGCCTCGAACCGCAACTACCCGGACCCGACGGCGAAGCCGGAGCTGGTCTGCGCGCTGACGGAGTTCCACGCGCTGGCCGGGTTCCGCGCTCCGGACCGCACGGTGAAGCTGCTCAAGGCGATCGAGACGCCGGGGCTGGCGAAGTACACCGGGCTGCTCGAGGCGCAGCCGGACCCGTCCGGGCTGCGGGCGCTGTTCACGACGTGGATCACGCTGCCGCAGGCGTCGCTCGACTCGCTGCTGCCGGAGGTGCTCGACGCGTGCGTCCGGCACGTCCAGGAGCACGGCGAGTTCGCGGTCGAGTGCCGGACCATCCTGGAGCTCGGGGAGGCGCACCCGCGTGACGCGGGCGTGCTGGCGGCGTTGCTGCTGAACCGGCTGACGTTGCGCGCGGGCGAGGCGATCTACCTGCCGGCCGGCAACCTGCACCTGTACCTGCACGGCACGGCCGTGGAGATCCTGGCGAACTCGGACAACATCCTGCGGTGCGGCCTGACCCCGAAGCACGTGGACGTCCCCGAGCTCCTGCGCGTGGTCGACTTCGCGTGCGGCGAGATGCCGGTCCAGTGCGGCGACGGCGGGGAGCGCCTGTCGGTGTACCGCACGGACGCGCCGGAGTTCGAGCTGTCGCGCGTCGAGTGGGCAGCGGGGCAGGACGACGAGATTTCGGTAGACAGCGTCGGCCCCCAGATCCTGTTGTGCACGGCCGGTGACCTGCTGGTGACGGCCGATGACGGCGAGAAGGTGGAGCTACGGCGCGGCCAGTCGGTGTGGCTTCCGGCGGCGGACCCGCCGGTCCGGGTGCGTCCGCTGGACGGCGCGCGGGCGCAGCTTTTCCGCGCGACCGCGGGTACCTGCGAAGACTGA
- a CDS encoding BTAD domain-containing putative transcriptional regulator, producing the protein MAHFGVLGPLAIECPPGHWVALRGERQRTLLAVLLVNANQHVHVDVLVEALWPGGPPKSHTSNLHTYLSRLRERIDGLRVEHGPLGYRLHVEPGELDLLGFRSAAAEGKRAADAVEAAGHYRRALAQWRGPVLAGLHVPRLDADVARLESERLAVFEDCVDAELTAGRHGELTGELQAMITEHPLRERLAAQLMIALHRAGRQGDALEVYRRLRTTLIEELGVEPGAEARRVHAAVLRGEDPVPRLPPPVWPVCQLPPDIGDFTGREAELAELTGVLGDDRGVPVAVLSGEPGAGKSTLAVRAAHRLRARFPDGQLYVPLAGRDIGDVLADLLRALGVPGPAVPDDVRARAAVFRGRLTDRRVLVVLDDAADPGHVRALLPGTPGCAVLVTSRRRLSGLAGAHRLPLGPLSGADAVELLNRLAGARVARERADAERIIAACARLPLALRIAGSRLAIRPHLRLGELAGRLEDEVRRLDELTVSDLAVRSSIALSYEGLRPPARRAFRLLGRCRLADLPAWAVTTLIGAPEADEAVEELVEASLLEARGADPAGEGRYRMHDLVRLYAAELAEDTGGLRTVLSATLALADAAAARLPRTVPMPPPAASQLPQPLPGELVARLLARPDDWFAAERANLVLLIGWLPAPDAVRLLDKLSVYLYLHGQYAEMRAAYETVLAATDDPAVALLAEANLALLRHERGQYEEAAAAYRQCAKELEARGEHRTHAWVTANLAHCLIGLGDAEEALATAAHARELFTVDGQPEPLRVRSAESAALLRLGRVAEARDVDRIALAAARETGDARQIGTALHGLAWSSLLTGDDVQAAAAIAEGVDHLRPTPARSELAKSLRTLGAISAATGDRDGAMAAFGEARELARELDERPRELSCTRALAAGWIGEGRAAQAIPVLRQCLTEFREMGGRSATGLTWLVLSRACDAVGDEVGAAEAAAEAEQHTDPRDASAAALRRALLALTERV; encoded by the coding sequence ATGGCTCACTTCGGCGTGCTCGGGCCGCTCGCCATCGAGTGTCCGCCCGGGCACTGGGTCGCGTTGCGGGGCGAGCGGCAGCGCACGCTGCTGGCCGTGCTGCTGGTCAACGCCAACCAGCACGTCCACGTCGACGTGCTGGTCGAAGCGCTGTGGCCGGGCGGGCCGCCGAAGTCCCACACCTCCAACCTGCACACCTACCTCTCCCGGCTGCGCGAGCGGATCGACGGCCTCCGCGTCGAGCACGGGCCGCTCGGCTACCGGCTGCACGTCGAGCCGGGCGAGCTCGACCTGCTCGGCTTCCGGTCGGCCGCCGCCGAGGGGAAGCGGGCCGCGGACGCCGTCGAAGCCGCCGGGCACTACCGGCGGGCGCTCGCGCAGTGGCGGGGGCCGGTGCTGGCGGGGCTGCACGTGCCGCGGCTCGACGCCGACGTCGCGCGGCTGGAGTCCGAGCGGCTCGCCGTGTTCGAAGACTGCGTCGACGCCGAGCTCACCGCCGGGCGGCACGGGGAGCTGACCGGCGAGCTGCAGGCCATGATCACCGAACACCCGCTGCGCGAACGGCTCGCCGCGCAGCTGATGATCGCGCTCCACCGGGCCGGGCGGCAGGGCGACGCGCTCGAGGTCTACCGGCGGTTGCGGACCACCCTGATCGAAGAGCTCGGCGTCGAACCCGGCGCGGAGGCCCGGCGGGTGCACGCGGCCGTCCTGCGCGGCGAAGACCCGGTGCCGCGGCTGCCGCCGCCGGTCTGGCCGGTGTGCCAGCTGCCGCCGGACATCGGGGACTTCACCGGCCGCGAAGCCGAGCTCGCCGAGCTGACCGGTGTGCTGGGCGACGACCGCGGCGTCCCCGTCGCCGTGCTCAGCGGCGAACCGGGCGCGGGCAAGAGCACCCTGGCCGTGCGCGCCGCGCATCGGCTGCGGGCGCGCTTCCCGGACGGGCAGCTGTACGTCCCGCTCGCCGGCCGCGACATCGGCGACGTGCTGGCCGACCTCCTGCGCGCGCTCGGCGTGCCCGGCCCCGCGGTGCCGGACGACGTCCGGGCGCGCGCGGCGGTGTTCCGCGGCCGGCTCACCGACCGGCGGGTGCTGGTGGTGCTCGACGACGCCGCGGACCCCGGGCACGTCCGCGCGCTGCTGCCGGGGACGCCGGGGTGCGCGGTGCTCGTGACGAGCCGGCGCCGGCTGAGCGGGCTCGCCGGGGCGCACCGGCTGCCGCTCGGGCCGTTGTCCGGCGCCGACGCCGTCGAGCTGCTGAACCGGCTCGCCGGGGCGCGGGTCGCCCGGGAGCGGGCCGACGCCGAGCGGATCATCGCGGCGTGCGCGCGGCTGCCGCTGGCCCTGCGGATCGCCGGCAGCAGGCTGGCCATCCGCCCGCACCTGCGGCTCGGCGAGCTGGCCGGCCGCCTCGAAGACGAAGTCCGACGGCTCGACGAGCTGACCGTCAGCGACCTGGCCGTCCGCAGCAGCATCGCGTTGAGCTACGAAGGCCTCCGGCCGCCCGCGCGGCGCGCGTTCCGGCTGCTCGGCCGCTGCCGCCTCGCCGACCTCCCGGCCTGGGCGGTGACGACGCTGATCGGCGCCCCGGAGGCCGACGAAGCCGTCGAAGAGCTCGTCGAGGCGAGCCTGCTGGAGGCGCGCGGCGCGGACCCGGCCGGCGAGGGCCGCTACCGGATGCACGACCTCGTCCGGCTGTACGCGGCGGAGCTCGCCGAAGACACCGGCGGCCTCCGGACGGTGCTGTCGGCGACACTCGCCCTCGCCGACGCGGCCGCGGCCCGCCTGCCGCGCACGGTGCCGATGCCACCGCCGGCCGCTTCGCAGCTTCCCCAGCCGTTGCCCGGCGAGCTGGTGGCGCGGCTGCTGGCGCGCCCGGACGACTGGTTCGCCGCCGAGCGCGCGAACCTCGTCCTGCTGATCGGGTGGCTGCCCGCCCCGGACGCGGTGCGGTTGCTGGACAAGCTGAGCGTGTACTTGTACCTGCACGGCCAGTACGCGGAGATGCGCGCGGCGTACGAAACGGTGCTCGCCGCGACGGACGACCCGGCGGTCGCGCTGCTCGCCGAGGCGAACCTCGCGCTGTTGCGCCACGAACGCGGTCAGTACGAGGAGGCCGCGGCCGCGTACCGCCAATGCGCGAAGGAGCTGGAAGCGCGTGGCGAACACCGCACCCACGCGTGGGTGACGGCCAACCTGGCCCACTGCCTGATCGGGCTCGGCGACGCCGAAGAAGCCTTGGCGACGGCGGCCCACGCGCGCGAACTGTTCACAGTGGACGGTCAACCGGAGCCGCTCCGCGTGCGCTCGGCGGAATCGGCGGCCCTCCTGCGGCTCGGCCGGGTGGCGGAAGCACGCGACGTCGACCGCATCGCACTGGCAGCGGCCCGCGAAACCGGCGACGCACGACAGATCGGCACGGCCCTGCACGGCTTGGCGTGGTCCTCGCTCCTGACCGGCGACGACGTCCAGGCGGCCGCGGCGATCGCGGAAGGGGTGGACCACTTGCGCCCGACACCGGCCCGTTCGGAGCTGGCGAAGTCGTTGCGCACCCTCGGCGCGATCTCCGCGGCAACGGGCGACCGCGACGGCGCGATGGCGGCGTTCGGAGAAGCCCGAGAGCTGGCAAGGGAACTGGACGAGCGGCCACGCGAGCTGTCCTGCACCCGGGCACTGGCCGCGGGCTGGATCGGCGAAGGCCGCGCGGCGCAGGCGATCCCGGTCCTGCGGCAGTGCTTGACGGAATTCCGCGAGATGGGCGGCCGCTCCGCGACAGGGCTGACGTGGCTCGTGCTGAGCCGAGCCTGCGACGCCGTCGGCGACGAGGTGGGCGCGGCAGAGGCGGCGGCGGAAGCGGAGCAGCACACCGACCCCCGCGACGCCAGCGCGGCAGCGCTGAGGCGGGCATTGCTGGCGCTTACCGAGCGGGTCTGA
- a CDS encoding DUF3499 domain-containing protein: MRNVRKCSRTGCLEPAVATLTYAYSDSTAVVGPLATASEPHSYDLCEAHALRLTVPKGWEVVRHEGAFAAPDPSADELTALAEAVREAGRSDKPAPAPEPEGPSGRRGHLRVLPGRA, from the coding sequence GTGCGGAACGTACGGAAGTGTTCGCGTACCGGCTGTCTCGAGCCGGCTGTGGCCACGCTGACGTATGCCTACAGCGACTCCACCGCCGTCGTCGGCCCCCTGGCCACCGCTTCCGAGCCGCACTCCTACGACCTCTGCGAAGCCCACGCGCTGCGGCTGACCGTCCCCAAGGGCTGGGAAGTCGTCCGGCACGAAGGCGCCTTCGCCGCGCCGGACCCGTCGGCGGACGAGCTGACGGCGCTGGCCGAGGCCGTGCGCGAGGCCGGCCGCTCCGACAAACCGGCTCCCGCGCCCGAGCCGGAGGGCCCGTCCGGGCGCCGCGGCCACCTGCGTGTCCTCCCCGGCCGCGCCTGA
- a CDS encoding Trm112 family protein, whose translation MAITLDAQLLEILACPSPDHAPLRPGAPDDPEADALTCTECGRVYPVRDGIPVLLLDEATQPGTNGTSDADSA comes from the coding sequence ATGGCCATCACGCTCGACGCCCAGCTCCTCGAGATCTTGGCGTGCCCGTCGCCGGATCACGCCCCGTTGCGCCCCGGCGCACCGGACGATCCCGAGGCCGACGCGCTGACGTGCACCGAGTGCGGCCGGGTGTACCCGGTGCGTGACGGGATCCCGGTGCTGCTCCTCGACGAGGCGACACAACCGGGCACCAACGGAACTTCCGATGCCGACAGTGCTTGA
- a CDS encoding amino acid permease, whose protein sequence is MPGTGLWRTKSIEQSISDTDEPDTKLRRNLSAWDLTVFGVAVVIGAGIFTLTARTAGDYAGPSVSLAFVFAAIACALAALCYAEFASTVPVAGSAYTFSYATFGEFMAWIIGWDLILELAVGAAAVAKGWSVYLETVLGYLFGKGTTTTFAVGGVTVDWGALLVVAILTTLLVLGTKLSSRVSMVITGVKVAVVLFVIILGIFYIKGANYTPYIPPGETGGAGQTGVDQSLFSLIAGGASSSFGVFGLLAGASLVFFAFIGFDIVATTAEETKNPQKAVPRGIMGSLAIVTVLYVAVSLVVVGMTNYKKLATDAGDGSHKTLATAFSDNGVDWAANIISFGALAGLTTVVMVLMLGQVRIIFAMSRDGLMPRGLAKTGEHGTPKGATLIVGGLVALAAGFFPADKLEEMVNVGTLFAFVLVSAGVIVLRRTRPDLPRAFKVPLMPVIPILAILACVWLMLNLTVLTWLRFVAWMVLGVVIYFAYSRRHSLLGKRQADGTGDPVKTPDA, encoded by the coding sequence GTGCCCGGAACGGGATTGTGGCGCACTAAATCGATCGAACAGTCCATTTCGGACACTGATGAGCCGGACACCAAGCTCCGGCGGAACCTCAGTGCCTGGGACCTCACGGTGTTCGGCGTCGCCGTCGTCATCGGCGCCGGGATCTTCACGCTGACCGCGCGCACCGCCGGTGACTACGCCGGGCCGTCGGTGTCGCTGGCGTTCGTGTTCGCGGCGATCGCGTGCGCCCTCGCGGCGCTCTGCTACGCGGAATTCGCGTCGACCGTGCCGGTCGCGGGCAGCGCGTACACGTTCTCCTACGCCACCTTCGGCGAGTTCATGGCGTGGATCATCGGCTGGGACCTGATCCTCGAGCTCGCCGTCGGCGCCGCCGCGGTGGCCAAGGGCTGGTCGGTCTACCTCGAGACGGTGCTCGGCTACCTCTTCGGCAAGGGCACCACGACGACGTTCGCCGTCGGCGGCGTGACCGTCGACTGGGGCGCGCTGCTCGTCGTCGCGATCCTGACGACGCTGCTGGTGCTGGGCACGAAGCTGTCGTCGCGGGTGTCGATGGTGATCACCGGCGTCAAGGTCGCCGTCGTGCTGTTCGTGATCATCCTCGGCATCTTCTACATCAAGGGCGCCAACTACACGCCGTACATCCCGCCGGGCGAGACCGGCGGGGCCGGCCAGACCGGCGTCGACCAGTCGCTCTTCTCGCTGATCGCGGGCGGCGCGAGCAGCTCGTTCGGCGTGTTCGGCCTGCTCGCCGGCGCGTCGCTGGTGTTCTTCGCGTTCATCGGCTTCGACATCGTCGCGACCACCGCCGAGGAGACGAAGAACCCGCAGAAGGCCGTGCCGCGCGGCATCATGGGCTCGCTGGCCATCGTCACGGTGCTCTACGTCGCGGTGTCGCTGGTGGTCGTCGGCATGACGAACTACAAGAAGCTGGCCACCGACGCGGGCGACGGCAGCCACAAGACCCTCGCCACGGCGTTCTCCGACAACGGCGTCGACTGGGCGGCCAACATCATCTCCTTCGGCGCGCTGGCCGGCCTGACCACCGTCGTCATGGTGCTGATGCTGGGCCAGGTCCGGATCATCTTCGCGATGTCGCGCGACGGCCTGATGCCCCGCGGGCTGGCGAAGACCGGCGAGCACGGGACGCCGAAGGGCGCGACCCTCATCGTCGGCGGCCTGGTCGCGCTCGCGGCCGGGTTCTTCCCGGCGGACAAGCTCGAAGAGATGGTCAACGTCGGCACGCTGTTCGCCTTCGTGCTCGTCTCGGCGGGGGTGATCGTCCTGCGCCGGACGCGCCCGGACCTGCCCCGCGCGTTCAAGGTGCCGCTGATGCCGGTCATCCCGATCCTGGCGATCCTGGCCTGCGTGTGGCTGATGCTGAACCTGACCGTGCTGACCTGGCTGCGGTTCGTCGCCTGGATGGTGCTGGGCGTGGTCATCTACTTCGCCTACAGCCGCCGTCATTCGCTGCTCGGCAAGCGGCAGGCCGACGGGACCGGCGACCCCGTCAAGACGCCCGACGCCTGA
- a CDS encoding phosphomannomutase/phosphoglucomutase, which translates to MSDLSGIVKAYDIRGVVGEQLDADLVRDFGAAFALLIKPEAPSVVIGHDMRDSSPQLSAAFAEGVTSQGLDVVSIGLASTDQLYFASGSLNLPGAMFTASHNPAKYNGIKLCRAGASPVGQDTGLAEIRDTVEQGVPGFEGQRGSVTERDVLADYAAYLRNLVDLSGSRPLKIVVDAGNGMGGHTVPTVFAGLPIDIVPMYFELDGTFPNHEANPLDPKNIVDLQAKVREVGADAGVAFDGDADRCFIVDERGEPVSPSAITALVAVRELAKDPGGTIIHNLITSKGVPEIVAEHGGKPVRTRVGHSFIKAEMARTGAIFGGEHSAHYYFRDFWRADTGMLAALHVLAALGEQNGPLSELTSAYSRYAASGEINSTVDDQVAKMMAVKDAFGARSGVEIDELDGLTVQLPGGAWFNLRPSNTEPLLRLNVEAANAEAVQGLVDEVLAIIRN; encoded by the coding sequence GTGTCAGACCTTTCGGGCATCGTGAAGGCCTACGACATTCGCGGCGTGGTCGGCGAGCAGCTCGACGCGGACCTCGTCCGCGACTTCGGCGCCGCATTCGCCCTGCTCATCAAGCCCGAGGCGCCGTCGGTGGTGATCGGCCACGACATGCGCGACTCCTCGCCGCAGCTGTCCGCGGCCTTCGCCGAGGGCGTCACCTCGCAGGGCCTCGACGTCGTCAGCATCGGCCTGGCCAGCACCGACCAGCTGTACTTCGCGTCGGGCTCGCTCAACCTGCCGGGCGCGATGTTCACCGCCAGCCACAACCCGGCCAAGTACAACGGCATCAAGCTGTGCCGCGCCGGCGCGTCCCCGGTCGGCCAGGACACCGGGCTCGCCGAGATCCGCGACACCGTCGAGCAGGGCGTCCCCGGGTTCGAGGGCCAGCGCGGTTCGGTGACCGAGCGGGACGTCCTCGCCGACTACGCCGCCTACCTGCGCAACCTGGTCGACCTGTCCGGCAGCCGGCCGCTGAAGATCGTCGTCGACGCGGGCAACGGCATGGGCGGGCACACCGTCCCGACAGTGTTCGCCGGGCTGCCCATCGACATCGTGCCGATGTACTTCGAGCTCGACGGCACCTTCCCGAACCACGAGGCCAACCCGCTCGACCCGAAGAACATCGTCGACCTGCAGGCGAAGGTGCGCGAGGTCGGCGCGGACGCCGGCGTCGCGTTCGACGGCGACGCGGACCGCTGCTTCATCGTCGACGAGCGCGGCGAGCCGGTTTCGCCGAGCGCGATCACCGCGCTGGTCGCCGTCCGCGAGCTGGCGAAGGACCCGGGCGGCACGATCATCCACAACCTGATCACGTCCAAGGGCGTGCCGGAGATCGTCGCCGAGCACGGCGGCAAGCCGGTCCGCACCCGCGTCGGCCACTCGTTCATCAAGGCCGAGATGGCCCGCACCGGCGCCATCTTCGGCGGCGAGCACTCCGCGCACTACTACTTCCGCGACTTCTGGCGCGCCGACACCGGCATGCTGGCGGCGCTGCACGTCCTCGCCGCCCTCGGCGAGCAGAACGGCCCGCTCTCGGAGCTGACCAGCGCGTACTCGCGCTACGCGGCCTCGGGTGAGATCAACTCCACGGTCGACGACCAGGTCGCCAAGATGATGGCCGTCAAGGACGCCTTCGGCGCCCGCTCCGGTGTCGAGATCGACGAGCTGGACGGCCTCACCGTGCAGCTGCCGGGTGGCGCCTGGTTCAACCTGCGCCCGTCGAACACCGAACCGCTGCTCCGCCTGAACGTCGAGGCCGCGAACGCCGAGGCCGTGCAGGGCCTGGTGGACGAAGTGCTCGCGATCATCCGCAACTGA